The sequence below is a genomic window from Uranotaenia lowii strain MFRU-FL chromosome 2, ASM2978415v1, whole genome shotgun sequence.
TGGAGGTTGGACGGTGATCCAGTATCGTTTTAATGGTTCCGTAGATTTCTACCGAGGCTGGGGGGCCTACGAGGAAGGATTCGGAGATCTGGAAGGCGAATTCTGGTTGGGTTTGGAGAAGATTCATCAGCTCACTTATTCCAAGCGGCATGAGTTGCACGTGATTTTGGAAGACTTTGAGGGTAATTCCAAAGTGGCCCAATACGATGACTTCCGCGTGACCGATAAGGCAGAAATGTACAAGCTGAAGAGCCTCGGCCAGTACAATGGCACAGCAGGGAACTCGCTCAATGATCATCGCGATCAAAAGTTCACTACCTTCGATGTGGACAACGATCAATGGTACCACGGTAATTGTGCAAACCTTGCATCTGGCGCTTGGTGGTACAACAACTGTGGTAATAGGTGCGTTTTTTTGTCGACAAATCTCGCGTGCTCTTCCATAACGCCGtatgaaaaatcttaataattcacagaaaactgctgccaaagttatcaaaacaactttaaaaaatttatttaaatatagaatttgatgtccaggctacaaattttcttaatggttttgtatttttttcgtaataaaactctttgtttacattttgtttcatacgacgtaatgaaaggtCACGCGAGAACTGAGCTACAGCATGTGAAATATCCAGCTGCTCATGCTCACAGATAAAAAATCGATGTATGCTCTGCTCATATCTACTAATATGATTTATTCAACCATTGAGAATAAAACTTATTCAAAGTTAAAAGGGATTGCATCGATTTCTGATTGCGCTTCTAAATTGAAGTCATTCTGCAAATGTGTTTGCAAATTATACATCCAGTTTTTAAGAAACCTCAAAAGATGACTTGTTCGAATCAGTCTGGCCTTTGTTGCGAAAAACATTCTAAGCGAGGGCCTCGATCCATACCTTTTAAAGTGaacttttaaattgtttataagAATTAACTattgaaaatcttttatttttcagcaaCCTCAATGGAAGATATCTGGGCAAAGGTGCTAATCCCGAAAGAAATGGAATGTACTGGCGAGATTTCCATAAGTCCTTGTATTCGCTCAAAAGCTCACGAATGATGATACGGGTGAAAGCTTAATCCACATTGAAGTTCTTCTGCTGAATTTCGGCTAACTATTTCTTACACCTACACCTATGAAATGATAATAAGAAAaatgttcttgattttttttaagataaggaAACCTATTATCATGTTAAATAAGAACTAAGGAATGTATTCAAATAAAACTGAATCTTATCTGAGGAAACAATCAACATAAacattgttgtaatttttcgagacgatttttaaaaaattgtaaggttcATTAAAGTGAGTTGAGATTCGTctcatcgaagcaatcgatgagATGAATAACAACACATGCATGGTGGTGATTATTAGAAATAAACATGTATTTTATGTAACCATGGAAAAAGTAAAGTAGTTTTGCCCAAAGTCCTGCACagcaggttatgggcccagcactagtggaaaggagGAGTAGCGGAATGGTCAGTGGCAAATAGAAGAGCCAACGTCGAAGGAAGATCGGCGAGCCGGAAACCGTGGAAGGTTGTAAGACTGGAAGGCCAAGTGGAAATCGTCGGGCATCGAGGCGGAAGGAAAGCTTCGAGCCACAGGAAGAGCGTCGAGATTGAAGTTATGGAAGGTCGTCGGGCCAGAATA
It includes:
- the LOC129749318 gene encoding ficolin-1-like — encoded protein: MLIKRLKTYLVALILCGSGHRCSIVKELSGTQSLDTINFNSQNVSPSWAKLFQAYKTDMDELKDQGRDIKQVLRYLNEKKEEALALKNVRTCFDVRNLTSGIYHLQPQNGFGKPFEALCDNDYSDGGWTVIQYRFNGSVDFYRGWGAYEEGFGDLEGEFWLGLEKIHQLTYSKRHELHVILEDFEGNSKVAQYDDFRVTDKAEMYKLKSLGQYNGTAGNSLNDHRDQKFTTFDVDNDQWYHGNCANLASGAWWYNNCGNSNLNGRYLGKGANPERNGMYWRDFHKSLYSLKSSRMMIRVKA